DNA from Rosa rugosa chromosome 6, drRosRugo1.1, whole genome shotgun sequence:
CTTTACAGGTCAACTGATGCAAGAACTTTTAATTTGTTAAGAACATTACTTCAATTAGCCGATCGATGGAAGTAACTTCAATAGCCAAAAGAAAATTGACTTCAATGTAATGTTAGTGGAAATAGACCCAGACAAATAATATGCTTATTGCAACAGTATGCAGAATATTCCATTCAAACAATGATGACAATGTACTTTCTTATGGACAGTCTTCTCTGCCTCAATTTTCCTTGCAGAGCCCTCAAATCAACTATAACTCATGGGGTTGATATACTATGTGAAGTAAATCTACCGGAAAATGAAAATCGTTATCATTATTTCTTAAAGCCTATCGTGCTCACTCATATACAAAGCTCCAGATTCATTCACATTATGAACTATATGTCTGACCCAAACACAGGCTGTAACATTGAACATAAAAATACTAGTGATATGATGGGTTACCAGTAGTTCAACGTCTTTCAACTTGTGGGTGAGACAGGAAAGGTTGTCCATTGCATTTTGAACTTCACATCTAAGGATGTCATTTCCTCTTACAGCTGCAGCTAGTTCAGCTTGCAACTGCTCAACTTCCAGCTCTTTAGAATGTATCTTCTCTCTTAGTAAACTTGTAAGTATAGTTTCTGATTGAAGCTTATATCTCATATCGTCCTACACGTATAAGCAAAAGTAGTCAATGACAGTTTATGTAGTAAGGGACTCATTCAAAATATTATGGAACAAAGATTTCATATTCAGTGATCTATGTCTGAGAGCACCAGAGCATATTACCTCTGGGATTTGATCATTTGAATGTCCTGATTCGTCAGCATCCATGCACTTAGATTGATATTTTGATGCGGCCAGACTGGACTTTTCATGGAACAAAGCAGACATTGTCTGCAAACTTCTGGTTAAGCTTTCAGTTCCACGCTTTAACCCCTGCACTTTCATTTCAGATTCAACAAAAAATTGTGCATCCAAACCCTGCTTGACTTCTTGGAGATGGCCTGCTTTTCTTTTGAcaaattccagaaaatctgaacaCAACTGGGAGCTCTCATTTAGGAGTGATAGCCCTTTATTTTGCAAGCAGCCGACCCGCGCCCACATCTCCTTATCTAGCTTGAAAGTTAAAGCACCACTGTCTTTCCCATTGCCCCTCAAACGGTCTAACAAGTGTATATTCTCATGCCTAAGAGaatcaacttcaagcctttgaGAGTCCAACTCTCTCCTTAAACCCAGTTCTACTCCTGTCAACCTCATTTGCTCCATCTGCAATTTCGAAACATGCTTATCAAACCTCTCCGATGATTGATTTTTCCCGAACTCCTCACTAAAACCTTCACGCAACCCATCAATTGTCTTCTCTTGTTCTCTGCAGGTTCTTAATAATCTTGTAATGGATTTATGCAAATCCTTGCACTCCTTATCCCTCTCTTCAAAATTCTTACGGAGACAAACACGATCTTCCTCTGATGCTCTGTACTTCTCTTGCAATTCCGAGAGATTTTCTTGTAGGCCTTGATTCTCCTCTCTCATTTCCTCCATCCTAGTAGTGAGCCCCTTAAGCTGTTGCTCTGCATTTGTTATGAAACTTCTACTCTCAGTTTCCCTCACATTAAAAGAAGAAACTTCTCTCTGAAGTGAGACATTTTGCTCTGCAAGCTCTCTAACTCGTTCACGAAGCCTCTGCTCTTCCGACTGATATTTGTCCAGCTTGAGTGACCAGTCAGTTGACCTTCGATCTAGTTCTGTCTCCAATGCTGACTGTAACTCATTCTTCTCCTTCTCTAGTCTTCTGGTTCGAGACTCAAGTTCTGCGTTTGCCAGTCTCAATTCTTTCTTGGCAGAGGCCCTCTCAGCAATTCGTAATTGAAGGAGGTTTGAAACCTCAAGTGCAAAGCTGATTCTCTGCTCTGTTAGGTTTCTAATTGTTTGAATCAGTGATGGCACATTGTACCCACTATCTCTAAGAAAGCTTTCCTGCTCAAGTTCTTCAGACAGAAGCATGACCTTCTCCTCAGCTTCCTCCAGTCTTCTTTGTAATTCCACATCCAGGTCCTCTCCAGTCTCATCAGAGTTTAAACCATTACACTTCTCTCCATAGAACTGTTTCTGCAAGCTCGAGTAATCATCCCCATGATACTTACTAATTATGTCATAAGGTTCGTCCAAAGGGTAAGTTTTCTGGCTTACCAGGTCCGGTCTACCATATATATCCTCAATGGTGAGTGGGATGTCATGGTCAAATTCCTTTGCATGTGATGGCTGCATGACATGAGACTGTGAGAGCCTCTCCACAACATTCTTTGCAAGTCTCCTGGGAGATTCATGCCCAAATCCATTTTCGACCCAATCTTTGGATGATAGACGATAACGAGAACTTTTGGCCTCTCTAAATGAATGAGCCCTGGGTGAACTGGGGGCTGTAATCTGAACTCGCGGAGGGCGCCATCCACCACCGTTTCCAATCCCATTGAAGTTTCTATGGGAAGAATTGTTCTCTTGTCTGCCCCTTTCCTCCTGCTCTCCGTCTATATAGCGGTCCAAAACTTTGGATGAGACATTACTAGAGCAAGTAGAAGAGCTCCCTGACGAACCATGCTGTATTCTAGGAGAACCAGCAGAACCAGGTCGTTCTAATCCGTGTGTGTTTTGAACAGCTGGAACTTCTAACTCTTTAGCCTGATGCCTCTCAGGGGTAAAAGTCCGACAACTGGAACATATCAAAAGCCCATTATAATTAGCACCTCAAAGATACAATTCCACATAAACAGGACTTGACATAATGTACTGAAATTCTAGTCAACAAGTTCATGTTCTTAACAATATATTGATGCAAAAGTCTCACCAAGATGATTGGCCACATTGTCGATGAGGAATACTACTTGTACTACTACAAGGAGATCTACTCTGATATCTCGAAGAAGAAAATTCTGCTTGCACCGGCTCACTTACAAGGAAGGCTGCTGATGATAATGACCGGCTCCTTCTAAGGCCTGGACTCTCACTGGAATTCTTGATATCAGAGACCTGCTTTCGAGATTTAGAAAAGAATCCTTTAGGGCTTTGAAACCTATTATCAGCAATGTCACCAACTTGACTTCCATTTTCTGATGGGTTTTCCCAGTATACTTGCTTGTCAGTTGATGGAGGGGATTTGTTGTTTCCATTGCTAGAAGCAGAAGATCTGAAAAAGAAGAGCTTCTTCATGTGTGTATCTTCGGCAGAAATTGCTAACTGCAGCACATTAAAGTTCTGTACCAGATGGGATCTCTCAGAACCTATAATAATTcagaaacacaaaacacaagAGTACCATTAACACTGGTGGGGAGTGGTACAAGAGAAAAGGGCAAATGACTCATAATGAAAATGCTCAACTCAGATGTCCTATAAGATGCTTACTGGGAGACAAGATTAGTTTCATATAGCAAAATGGGCATCACCATCATGAGAGAAACATGAACTTTAACAACAACGGCTGAAATAAGTACAACACACACCTGGATTAACGCAAAGAAAGTGAAAGACTTTGATTATTTTATTTTCACAAACCTTTAAAAAGAAACTGAACAAAAAACACAATACAATTCACTATAGGCGGCACTTCGTACCCTTTTTCCCCAAAACAAGATTCCGAaactgaaagtagataaacaatGAGAAAAGCCTTAATCCAAGGAGGAATTTCTTTACGTAAACCATGATTAATCACGTAAAACCTTACTTCAAGTAACCAGAAACAACTCTAGAGCCTTATGCATCAACATCTCTACCATTCTACCCCAGAAACTAGCTCTCTAATTAAAAATGGAAaacataagaaaacaaaaaatagcaATTTTTATACAGGAGGTCACGTGAGCAGAAATTACAATATCAATAAAGATTTCAGCAACGTTCATAATCTCAAAGTATTTAACAAAACATGTGTCAGTCAGCAGATCTGATGAATCAACCTCACTCTGAGCCTGTCAAGCTGAGAGCCAAGCTGGCAGGGAAAATACCATATTAGCCCCCTTCACCTTCACTACCCTCTAAAACCCTAAGCCCCAATTCTTTCCCACACAGGGAGAGGTAACTGCAAGCCtgaaaattaaaaaactaaCTAGTCTTGTATACAATCTGACACCAAAAGGATCAGATTCTTCGACGAAACCGAggcatttcatcatcatcatccaaaTTCATAAACAAACAAATTGAAGTCTAAAGAAAACCAGATCCGGATATCTAAATCACTCATATACAATCAattaaatcaacatttccagaaaattgaaacataaaaaaataGTTTCGACACTATTTTGCACACGATTTCTGCAACCTAGACCTCGAAAAATCAAGAAATTCTTCAGTTCAACAAATTCAACTACTGATCAACTGCCAAGGAAACTTAAAGATACTCACACTTGCAGCGATTTCAGCCAAGAATTGCAGAAAAATCACCAGCCAAGTCTCGTAAAAATTTCTTTACGAGAGAAATTTCGATCTCAATCAGTCAATCTGCTCAGATTTCTGAgcagaaaaaggaaaacgaagAAAGGTTCTCGgagattcctttttttttttttccaaacggTCAAGAAAAATAAACCAGCAGAAGGAAGCGAATAAATTCAACAGGAAAAGGAATTCAAAATTCGAAaaatcaaaaatgaaaaatctgtGCAATTATGGAAGAATCTTGGAGTTACTTACTTGGATACACAGTCTACTGCTcgaaaattcaaaattcaaaaacaagaagaagaagaagaaaataataatgaGGGAGGATTTTTTCCAACTGGGGAATCCGGATTCTAAGGGAAACGGAATTTTTAAAAAGAtgcgagagggagagagagattgagTCTTACCAAACGACGTCAGAGGCCGGCGTTTCGACCGTTAGAGTCCAAGGCCAGTTGGATTCCGCGAGGCAGACGAAGCAGTACGTGTGAGTGAGactgatagagagagagagagagagagagagagagagagtcaattTATGGATTATCGGGgacttttattattattgttattgtgTTTATTAATTAAAAATGTTTTTGTACGCGCGCTTGGTTTGAGTATTTCATGGGGGCAAAATGGTCCGAAAGAGAAACTTTTGAAAAAATTTGTCGCCTGCGGAAAGAGCGGGGGGAGGAGCGGTCTGAAAAGGCGGCAATCGGGTGTAATTGGTTCCACTTTGTAAAGAGAGAGGCTGGGCAATGGTGTGGTGACACGTTGCAAAATGAGGATGTGCTTCGTTTAAGCTTAGCTAATGACATTAAAATCTGATGTAACCTAACCACACAATGTGTGACGACATAGCACGTCAGAGTCGGATTGTTTAACATGGTACAACAACATAATGTGTCACAGTGGGAGTGGTTAACAAGGCAAGACTTTTACGGTAATTAAAATTTTGGTGAGAATCAGGGGCGGagccataattttttttcatgtaAGGCAAGACAATGGCAGGAGGGGAAGAGAGGAAAATTAGAGGGAAGTTATAGATTCTGGAGGCAATTATGAAGATTTTGCCCTGGTTTTGCCATGTTTTTGCCCAATTTCTGTCATTTTCACATACCTTGCTTACACCAAATCAGTGTAAACTCAAAAATCCAGTCTAGACAAGTGCCTAATCTAGGCTCTATGTGAATCCGCCCCTGGTGAGAATCATACTTCAAGCAAGCATGGAAAGCGTGTtactttaagaaaaaaaaaacaattagatAATGGTGTAGCAAATAAAATAGGAGAGATTTTTTTATCTTTACACGCTAAAAATATTTTGTGATTCAGCGTCTTAAATGTAAAATATCTCAAAAATATTTTCTAGTTTGTAACGTTACTCAATGTTAATTAAAGAATGTCTATTCTAATATTCATTAAAGAATGTCTATTCTAATGTCTTCCGACACCAAAACTAAAGTGGGATCGAAAGGGCCATAAGGATAAACTATATTTAGTACATATGTAACTGATGACTTCAAAATCAAGTCATGTTGTTGTACGAAAAGGAGCCTAAGCCAAAGGGTGTGACATTAACAAAAGTAATTGCCTTTTTAATCAAGAGATAACAAAGAAGAAGCCGTtgtatcatttttctttttggcgGGACCTCATCATCCCCAAAATCTCTGGCGTGTAGGTACCTTCCTTTATTTAAGTCATCCTAGACACCATGATTCAATTGGATCATTCTAGCTTTCTTCGCATTACCACTTGTGTCCATAATGATGATTGAGGTAAAAAGATAGTTTAGACAAGGATCATTTTTAGTTTTGGTGTGAAGTCATCAAATGGATTTGACCTTGTTAGCTTTTTTCAATTCCCTCCACATTGCTTGATGATTATACCTCCTAATTCCTATTTGGGTTTTTATTTGCTTTTCAAACTATCAAGTTGATCTAGAAGTCCAACTTTAATGGATGTTCATTGGCAGTCTCCGAGCCAGTAATCCCGAAGCGTTGTGATTGTTACGAGCTAATTTTAATCATTATTCGAAAAAATCTATTATAATTACGATAAACATTATTTTCTTAGATTCACCGTATCACAATTAATTTCCAGACAAATGTAAGATAATTACTAAACCTTCGGTTTAATTTTTCTTTACCAACTAGTATTTAGGCGTTTAGCCTAGTAATACAATATTTCTTTCCGCCAAGACATCGATAGAAGTCCCAAGCTTAAAATTCATCCTggtcaaaagaagaaaagatgtcACCCTCCTTTATGGAAGTTTTTGTTGCTACTAGGCCCAGtgagtgtttttttttgggtagaTGGGGGCCAAAAGGCCCAAAAAAACAACTACAGATCAAGAATTACAGTAACCAAGATGCTCACAAATCATCAAGCAAAACATTGATAACTTGCGGAAAATGTTGCTCCATGAAATGTACTCCAAGATCAGCACCAACACCATATTTAGAAAGCAAATCAGCAACCAAGTTTATTTCCCGATAAACATGTCGACCAGTAGTGAGTTGGATACTTGGGCCGCTTTATTTCTTGATCCTTCAATATTTAGTTGGGCTGGGTCTCATTTAAAATCCTTCTACCAGTTGGGCCTGTGATTCGTAAGCTTTGACTTTTCGAGAAACTACATAAACGACGCCGAAACGAATTACCAACAAAACTACTATCTTCTTCTCCGGTGTTCCtttgtcctcttcttctcaacTCCCacactgctctctctctctctatcccttTCTCCGATGGAGATGGACTCCCTCCCCAACGGCACCTCCGCCTCCCCGAGcccaggcccaagcccaagcccaagcccagcCACCGCACCCCCGCCGTCCTTGAAGCTCGGCCACCTCTCCGACTCCTTGAAGCTCGAGCACCAGTTCCTCCGAGTCCCCTTCGAGCACTACAAGAAGACGATCCGCGCCAACCACCGCGTCGCCGAGAAGGAGATGTCCGCCGTCATCAACGGCGTCAACGAAGCCGCCGACCGCGACGACATGCTCTGCGACGACGCCGTCAGTCACCTCAATTCCCTCGTCTCCAGGCTCCAAGGCCTCAAACGAAAGGTAGGTAAACGAATCACAATTCAAAGAATTAGAGTGATCTGCAGTATTGAATCGTCGAAATTCGAGCTAATAATTTTGAATGTTTGGCGTAATAAGTAGTTATTCCTAAttgaattgagaaattgtgatTCGGATTTTGTGTGATGATGGATATAATTGCTTGGTGAAGCTGGAAGAGGGGAGCAAGAGTGAGCACTTACAGGCGCAGAGGTGCCGGGCGAGGCTGGATCATTTAGAATCGGCAGATGTGGAGAATTTGTCAGAATGGAACAATGTGCGCTTGAACAGGATCCTTGTGGACTATATGTTGAGGATGTCTTATTATGATACTGCGGTGAAGCTGGCCGAAAGCCAAAATATTCAGGTAGTTTTGCTGTCTGGTCTCGGATTAGCTGGCATTGTATAATATTATGGTTCTTTATGCTATGGTTTCGGTCTTGTTCTTTCCGGTATTTGTAACTCATGCCTAGCctattagaaaagaaaaagagtaaaaTTATAGCTTGGCCAAAAGGTTTTGTAATTCGCAAAGTTAAATAAGTGAAGAAACCAGCATATAGATTGAAACAGGTTGAGTCTCATTCCTGAAGTATAAGAGTTAAAAGAGTGAAGACAAGTAGAAATAAGTAATGGATAATGGCTTCCAGTTTCTCTCCTTGGAAGACTGCCAGGGTTCATTGGCGTATTTGAATCTCTTTGCTTTTAAGCGTAATGCTGATTCTTCTCTTATTTTCAAACTGCGACATGATTAGTGTTTCTTATGTTCCAGGATCTTGTTGATATCGATGTATTTCAAGAAGCCAGAAAGGTTATTGAAGCTCTCCAGAATAAGGAGGTAGGCCCTGCCCTAGCCTGGTGCGCTGAGAACAAGTCAAGGTTAAAGAAATCCAAGGTATgcattctctttttcttctgtgTACGTTGGTGGGGAGACCTTGCTATAATTGGGGAGGTTAGATGAGTTTTCTTTGTACAATTATTTGTTGTATTGCTTGTTTTTGAATTACAAAATGAATACTCTCTATATAAGCTAAATCTGGCTATTCTTTCGTGGCATCTCTCCTGCTGCTTGGCTCATCTTAAATTTGACTTGCTATTATTCTCACAATATGGGGTACATGTTTTAGTTATGCATATCTCTTGCACGTTTCCTACATACTTGGACTACATAATAGGAGATCAAAGtaaatggaaaaatgacttTCATGAATGCTTAATCATTCTTGTCCTATATGGTTGCCAAAGGTCCACCATAGTGATGGCTGAACTGCTTTCCACAGTATCTTGACTCTACCTGATTTCTGATAATTGCTCATGAAATTATATTTGATATGATTGCATGTCTAGATTGAGGCTTGCTGGCGCAAAGAAAGTCATGATGTCTTTCCTTTTCGGAGGGGGCAGTGGGTGGTTTACTTCTGCTAGTTAGATTATTGCAATTGTGTATATTTAAGCCAGATAAAATGGCATATCTATTCTCTTACTCTGTACTTGGACTCCATTTTGTGAGTTGTTGCTTTGAACTGCTTTTATCAAACAAGACACATGGGGTTTAGTTACTACTTAGATACTTATCCTAATTTTATTGTGCTAAAATTTGGCTATTTGTCTGATACTGCATCTTTTATTGATGGCagagcaaattggagtttcaGCTAAGACTTCAAGAGTTTATAGAGTTGGTACGAGCTGAAAATAACTTACGAGCTATCACATATGCCCAGAAATACCTTGCACCATGGGGAACTACCTATATGAAAGAATTGCAGCGGGTCGTTGTAACAGTAGCTTATAAGAGTACTACTGAATGTGGTACATACAAGGTGATTCTTTTCTCTAGTTCAGGAagctccttttctttttggacTAGTTTGAtgcatttttcttcttcttttctgataTGGTGGAAAGCATTATCAGTTTTTACTAGTCTGGAATTAGTTGTGTTGCTTTGTTTTATTGGAATGGACTTGCAGATGTAAAGATAAAGATATGACTCGAATGCGAAAGTAGTAAACTAAGTACTTTTGGGACTATGGTCTCTCTAATCGTTTTAGTTGTTTATCTCCTAAGATATGTGATTGATTTTCTCTTTGGCTGGTTATGCTATCCAGGTTTTATTTGAACCAAAACAATGGGATTACCTGGTTGACCAATTCAAACAGGAATTCTGCAAGTTGTATGGCATGACACTTGAGCCTCTGCTGAATATTTATCTGCAAGCAGGACTTTCTGCTCTGAAAACTCCGTATCCATTTACTGATATTTATCTGATTTCTATATTATTGTCCTCATATGCATTTAATCAGTGGGATAGAATGCCTGCAGGATTATCCAATTAGAATGGTGAAACAGCAAATGCATTGGGCGCATTATGTGATTGAAATGGAGAACAATTTTAGGATTACTGACAACAATTTATTGTGGTTGTCAAGTACATGTATTGAGGGGATGTTTACACAATGCGTGATGTAAATCGTTTTCATGTCATTATAGTTTTACTTCCCATTAGGGGTTGTAAGTTATAATCCTTACTGTCATAAAAGTGGCTTCTTCCTTTGGCATTTGGTCACGTCTGATTCACCTTTATGCACATGTGGTTATTGCATTAGAGCTGCATCTTGTATCCAGATCTGTTGTTTTGCCTTGATCTATTCCAGATATTGTTATGAAGATGATTGCACCAAGGAGGATCCACTGTCACAGGAAGGTTTCCGTAAGCTAGCCCTGCCATTACCTTATTCTAAGCAGCATCACTCAAAGCTTGTTTGCTACATAACTAAGGAACTGATGGACACGGAAAATCCACCACAAGTTCTGCCAAACGGCCGTGTCTACAGCACTAAGGTTCCCACATTTGTGCCGGTAATAATTAGATGATTAGTCATTTGAGTGTTCGAATCTTAACTTAAGTTTATGTTTGGGCAGGCCCTGGAAGAAATGGCCAAGAAGAATGATGGGAAAATTACTTGTCCAAGGACAGGTGAGGTCTGCAACTACACAGATCTGGTGAAGGCATATATATCATGAATCTACATATTTATTCAAGTTCTGTGATTCTGCGATGTATCAGCCTGTGCTCTATGTACATAAATCCTTTCCTTTCGATTAAAGTGCCACAAATTCTGGTATAAGAAATTTCCCTGTACTGTTATTCTCATGATGCCTCAACTTGGTGTTACTCTTGGGAACTTGAAACATGTATATAAGCAAGTTACTCTTTACAATTTTATTTCCAATTAATTTCATAATTTGTACCAAAACATGTTCTACATATATTAAATTTATTTGATAGAACTCCAAGTAGCGTTTCTACTTTCTACCAGTAGTC
Protein-coding regions in this window:
- the LOC133717770 gene encoding golgin IMH1-like isoform X1, translating into MKLILSPSSERSHLVQNFNVLQLAISAEDTHMKKLFFFRSSASSNGNNKSPPSTDKQVYWENPSENGSQVGDIADNRFQSPKGFFSKSRKQVSDIKNSSESPGLRRSRSLSSAAFLVSEPVQAEFSSSRYQSRSPCSSTSSIPHRQCGQSSCCRTFTPERHQAKELEVPAVQNTHGLERPGSAGSPRIQHGSSGSSSTCSSNVSSKVLDRYIDGEQEERGRQENNSSHRNFNGIGNGGGWRPPRVQITAPSSPRAHSFREAKSSRYRLSSKDWVENGFGHESPRRLAKNVVERLSQSHVMQPSHAKEFDHDIPLTIEDIYGRPDLVSQKTYPLDEPYDIISKYHGDDYSSLQKQFYGEKCNGLNSDETGEDLDVELQRRLEEAEEKVMLLSEELEQESFLRDSGYNVPSLIQTIRNLTEQRISFALEVSNLLQLRIAERASAKKELRLANAELESRTRRLEKEKNELQSALETELDRRSTDWSLKLDKYQSEEQRLRERVRELAEQNVSLQREVSSFNVRETESRSFITNAEQQLKGLTTRMEEMREENQGLQENLSELQEKYRASEEDRVCLRKNFEERDKECKDLHKSITRLLRTCREQEKTIDGLREGFSEEFGKNQSSERFDKHVSKLQMEQMRLTGVELGLRRELDSQRLEVDSLRHENIHLLDRLRGNGKDSGALTFKLDKEMWARVGCLQNKGLSLLNESSQLCSDFLEFVKRKAGHLQEVKQGLDAQFFVESEMKVQGLKRGTESLTRSLQTMSALFHEKSSLAASKYQSKCMDADESGHSNDQIPEDDMRYKLQSETILTSLLREKIHSKELEVEQLQAELAAAVRGNDILRCEVQNAMDNLSCLTHKLKDVELLMLKKDDNINKLQGDLQESTKELTVTRGILPKISEERDMMWEEVKKYNEKNMLLNSEVNLLKKKIETLDEEVLFKEGQITILKDTLGNKPFDLLASPDNTREFLVR
- the LOC133717770 gene encoding golgin IMH1-like isoform X2, translating into MKKLFFFRSSASSNGNNKSPPSTDKQVYWENPSENGSQVGDIADNRFQSPKGFFSKSRKQVSDIKNSSESPGLRRSRSLSSAAFLVSEPVQAEFSSSRYQSRSPCSSTSSIPHRQCGQSSCCRTFTPERHQAKELEVPAVQNTHGLERPGSAGSPRIQHGSSGSSSTCSSNVSSKVLDRYIDGEQEERGRQENNSSHRNFNGIGNGGGWRPPRVQITAPSSPRAHSFREAKSSRYRLSSKDWVENGFGHESPRRLAKNVVERLSQSHVMQPSHAKEFDHDIPLTIEDIYGRPDLVSQKTYPLDEPYDIISKYHGDDYSSLQKQFYGEKCNGLNSDETGEDLDVELQRRLEEAEEKVMLLSEELEQESFLRDSGYNVPSLIQTIRNLTEQRISFALEVSNLLQLRIAERASAKKELRLANAELESRTRRLEKEKNELQSALETELDRRSTDWSLKLDKYQSEEQRLRERVRELAEQNVSLQREVSSFNVRETESRSFITNAEQQLKGLTTRMEEMREENQGLQENLSELQEKYRASEEDRVCLRKNFEERDKECKDLHKSITRLLRTCREQEKTIDGLREGFSEEFGKNQSSERFDKHVSKLQMEQMRLTGVELGLRRELDSQRLEVDSLRHENIHLLDRLRGNGKDSGALTFKLDKEMWARVGCLQNKGLSLLNESSQLCSDFLEFVKRKAGHLQEVKQGLDAQFFVESEMKVQGLKRGTESLTRSLQTMSALFHEKSSLAASKYQSKCMDADESGHSNDQIPEDDMRYKLQSETILTSLLREKIHSKELEVEQLQAELAAAVRGNDILRCEVQNAMDNLSCLTHKLKDVELLMLKKDDNINKLQGDLQESTKELTVTRGILPKISEERDMMWEEVKKYNEKNMLLNSEVNLLKKKIETLDEEVLFKEGQITILKDTLGNKPFDLLASPDNTREFLVR
- the LOC133717434 gene encoding protein MAEA homolog — encoded protein: MEMDSLPNGTSASPSPGPSPSPSPATAPPPSLKLGHLSDSLKLEHQFLRVPFEHYKKTIRANHRVAEKEMSAVINGVNEAADRDDMLCDDAVSHLNSLVSRLQGLKRKLEEGSKSEHLQAQRCRARLDHLESADVENLSEWNNVRLNRILVDYMLRMSYYDTAVKLAESQNIQDLVDIDVFQEARKVIEALQNKEVGPALAWCAENKSRLKKSKSKLEFQLRLQEFIELVRAENNLRAITYAQKYLAPWGTTYMKELQRVVVTVAYKSTTECGTYKVLFEPKQWDYLVDQFKQEFCKLYGMTLEPLLNIYLQAGLSALKTPYCYEDDCTKEDPLSQEGFRKLALPLPYSKQHHSKLVCYITKELMDTENPPQVLPNGRVYSTKALEEMAKKNDGKITCPRTGEVCNYTDLVKAYIS